Proteins encoded by one window of Clostridium bornimense:
- a CDS encoding glycosyltransferase has translation MFNGQIRILTVFVLGNRVSIKYRTTINVEKLLDEGNINVTLFNDAGSLIGRKVKKIGKKTFKVTYYNDMSKKIIDLAIEKGANLSVISSKEESQFKINKIDESMVSYTCIERIQKSKKYSKFCVYIYDRFLKKSIGEENCYLIKSEGNQELNVSKDTRLKYKNDKNFKREVDYATLYENEDLLQNVILYESFHGKSMSDSPYAIFKMLIDDPEYKDFTHVWALNNDENCKGKYRLAQNVEIVKVGSEEYINYLAKSKYLINNTTFPPYFIRKKDQIYLNTWHGTPLKTLGKYMKGTRGQYKNIQRNLLQATHLLNPNKFTADVMIDSHDIRGIYNGYIADIGYPRIDLTINSDKDEIKKELNIDDNKKVILYAPTWRGEVGDVNKEIDRFINDYKTLKNLYSDKYIILLRVHSLMERALKERKMEKFVVPSYIDTNELLAIVDILITDYSSIMFDYMVTKNPIILYCYDREEYEKDRGFLLSLEEMPAAICGDINEVISSINNIDIVEKENREKYKKCIEKYNYNDDGKATCRTIDYIFNNNLNNAYKVIDDKDNILIYCGGFLNNGVTTSAINLLDNINYNKYNVVVIDKGNYNEECDYNISKLNSNVKVLYRVGNMIHLLDEIDKEKAVLNKGLKKQLNEEKEILSLYRREGRRLLGNSKIDVVIDFSGYVPFWSFIFAASNVKRKVIYQHNEMLPEYNKKIDGKYKHRKNLDVIFHLYNNFDVVVSVAEGTCNSNKKNLSYAVENIEKKFVYVNNSINYKNILKLADEEDVVEICENKYYVKEEKINENGIINIECFRKPDKKDIVFINIGRMSPEKDQYKLLKAFKLLCDKYNNVKLYIVGDGILRDDLESSAMELKIKDKVIFTGQIKNPFALLKNSDCFVLSSNHEGQPMVLLENLILDKAIIATDIPGNRSVLENGYGLLCDNSEEGLFEAMDRFVTSGIEHRKFDYIQYNTEAMNMFYSKVLNEEVR, from the coding sequence ATGTTTAATGGGCAAATAAGAATACTAACAGTTTTTGTTTTAGGGAACAGAGTATCAATAAAATATAGAACTACTATAAATGTAGAGAAGTTATTAGATGAAGGAAATATAAATGTTACATTATTTAATGATGCCGGAAGTTTGATTGGAAGAAAGGTTAAAAAAATAGGTAAGAAGACATTTAAGGTAACGTATTATAATGATATGTCTAAGAAAATAATTGATTTAGCTATAGAAAAGGGAGCAAATCTAAGTGTAATTTCTAGTAAAGAAGAAAGTCAATTTAAAATAAATAAAATAGATGAAAGTATGGTTTCCTATACGTGTATTGAAAGAATACAAAAATCAAAGAAATACAGTAAATTTTGTGTATATATTTATGATAGATTTTTAAAAAAATCTATAGGAGAAGAGAATTGTTATTTAATAAAGAGTGAAGGAAATCAAGAATTAAATGTATCAAAAGATACAAGGTTAAAGTATAAGAATGATAAGAATTTTAAAAGAGAAGTTGATTATGCTACTTTATATGAAAATGAAGATTTACTTCAGAATGTAATACTATATGAAAGTTTCCATGGAAAATCTATGAGTGATAGCCCGTATGCAATTTTTAAGATGTTAATTGATGATCCTGAATATAAAGATTTTACACATGTTTGGGCATTAAATAATGATGAAAATTGTAAAGGAAAATATAGATTAGCTCAAAATGTAGAAATTGTTAAAGTTGGAAGTGAGGAATATATAAATTATTTAGCGAAGAGTAAGTATTTAATTAATAATACAACATTTCCTCCATATTTTATAAGAAAAAAGGATCAAATATACTTAAATACATGGCATGGAACCCCCTTGAAAACCTTAGGAAAGTACATGAAAGGAACAAGAGGACAGTACAAAAATATTCAGAGAAATTTACTACAAGCGACTCATTTATTAAATCCAAATAAGTTTACTGCAGATGTAATGATTGATAGTCATGATATAAGAGGAATATATAACGGATATATAGCTGATATAGGTTATCCTAGAATAGATCTAACTATAAATTCTGATAAAGATGAAATAAAAAAAGAATTGAATATAGATGATAATAAGAAAGTCATATTGTATGCTCCTACTTGGAGAGGTGAGGTAGGAGATGTTAACAAAGAAATAGATAGGTTCATAAATGATTACAAGACTTTAAAGAATTTATATAGTGATAAATACATAATTTTATTAAGGGTACATTCTTTAATGGAAAGAGCATTAAAGGAAAGGAAAATGGAAAAGTTTGTGGTGCCTAGTTATATAGATACAAATGAATTGTTAGCTATAGTGGATATATTAATTACGGATTATTCAAGTATAATGTTTGATTACATGGTTACTAAAAATCCAATTATCTTATATTGTTACGATAGAGAAGAATATGAGAAAGATAGAGGATTTTTATTAAGTCTTGAAGAAATGCCAGCAGCAATTTGTGGAGATATAAATGAAGTAATAAGTTCTATAAATAATATTGATATTGTGGAAAAAGAAAATAGGGAAAAATATAAGAAGTGTATCGAAAAGTATAATTATAATGATGATGGTAAAGCAACGTGTAGAACTATAGACTATATTTTTAATAATAACTTAAATAATGCATATAAGGTTATTGATGATAAGGATAATATATTAATATATTGTGGAGGATTTTTAAATAATGGAGTTACCACATCAGCAATAAATTTATTAGATAATATTAATTACAATAAATATAATGTCGTAGTAATAGATAAAGGGAATTACAATGAGGAATGTGATTATAACATATCAAAACTAAATTCTAATGTTAAAGTATTATACAGAGTAGGTAATATGATACATTTACTAGATGAGATAGATAAAGAAAAAGCAGTGTTAAATAAGGGGCTAAAGAAACAGTTAAATGAAGAAAAAGAAATACTAAGTTTATATAGAAGAGAAGGAAGAAGACTTCTAGGAAATAGTAAAATTGATGTTGTAATTGATTTTTCAGGATATGTTCCATTTTGGTCTTTTATTTTTGCAGCGTCCAATGTAAAAAGAAAAGTTATCTATCAACATAATGAAATGTTACCAGAGTACAATAAAAAGATTGATGGGAAATATAAGCATAGAAAAAATTTAGATGTTATATTTCATTTATATAATAATTTTGATGTTGTTGTATCTGTAGCTGAAGGTACATGTAATAGTAATAAAAAGAATTTATCTTATGCTGTGGAAAACATAGAAAAAAAGTTCGTATATGTTAATAACTCTATAAATTATAAAAATATATTAAAACTAGCAGATGAAGAAGATGTAGTGGAAATATGCGAAAATAAATACTATGTAAAAGAAGAGAAAATTAATGAAAATGGAATAATCAATATAGAATGTTTCAGAAAACCGGATAAAAAGGATATAGTATTTATTAATATAGGTAGAATGTCTCCAGAAAAGGATCAATATAAGTTATTGAAAGCATTTAAATTATTATGCGATAAGTACAATAATGTGAAGCTATACATTGTAGGAGACGGAATATTAAGAGACGATTTAGAATCTAGTGCAATGGAATTAAAAATTAAAGATAAAGTGATATTTACAGGACAAATTAAAAATCCATTTGCACTATTAAAAAATAGTGATTGCTTTGTATTATCATCTAATCATGAAGGACAACCAATGGTATTGTTAGAAAATTTAATTTTAGACAAAGCTATAATAGCTACCGATATTCCAGGAAATAGGAGCGTCTTAGAAAATGGATATGGATTACTTTGTGATAATAGTGAAGAGGGATTATTTGAGGCAATGGATAGGTTTGTAACAAGTGGAATAGAACATAGGAAATTTGATTATATACAATATAATACTGAAGCTATGAATATGTTTTACTCAAAGGTTTTAAATGAAGAGGTAAGATAG
- the tagD gene encoding glycerol-3-phosphate cytidylyltransferase: MKKVITYGTFDLFHVGHLNLLRRAKELGDYLIVAVSSDAFNASKGKKAYHSIEDRVKILEAIEYVDEVILEESWNQKIDDILSNNVDIFVMGDDWKGEFDYLKDYCEVVYLPRTEGISTTKIKRDLKVG, encoded by the coding sequence ATGAAAAAAGTAATTACATATGGTACTTTTGATTTATTTCATGTGGGACATTTAAATTTACTTAGAAGAGCTAAAGAACTTGGAGATTATTTAATAGTTGCTGTATCTAGTGATGCTTTTAATGCATCAAAAGGGAAGAAAGCGTATCACTCAATAGAAGATAGGGTGAAGATATTAGAGGCAATAGAATATGTAGACGAAGTTATATTAGAAGAGTCATGGAATCAAAAAATAGATGATATATTAAGTAATAATGTTGATATTTTTGTAATGGGTGATGACTGGAAGGGAGAATTTGATTATTTAAAAGACTATTGTGAGGTAGTATATTTGCCAAGAACTGAAGGAATTTCTACTACTAAGATTAAGCGGGATTTAAAAGTTGGATAG
- a CDS encoding CDP-glycerol glycerophosphotransferase family protein — MIKNIVLYFLLLPVYLFTCFLKIDKYKITFISYKEDTLKGNFLKVSKALESYKKYNLNYILMKYENSIICNIKYFFNCIKQVYCINTSHVVILDYNNYVVSHFKRNGVKVLQIWHASGAIKKFGNDIKRDYKIRDYDYVIASSEKWKEHYSTAFNIDKSNILITGIPKNDNLFSKKIICANRRKMMEKYPIIKNKKVVLFAPTFRGDPIKDIKYQPINLEYIKNKLGKEYVIIYKMHPWFGNKIISYDEEIINGNNESIRELFSITDYLITDYSAILFDFTIMNKPIVLYAPDLEEYKATRGMYIDYENTVPAPICSTEDEVIEAIRNHIFDIKKITSFRDMYFKYQDTNSTERVCKVIRGIIEYE; from the coding sequence ATGATTAAAAATATTGTTCTTTATTTTTTGTTATTGCCAGTATATTTATTTACTTGTTTTTTAAAAATAGATAAATATAAGATAACATTTATATCTTATAAAGAAGATACACTTAAAGGTAATTTTCTAAAGGTTTCTAAAGCTTTAGAGAGTTATAAAAAATATAATTTAAATTATATTTTAATGAAATATGAAAATAGTATCATATGTAATATAAAATATTTTTTTAATTGTATCAAACAAGTATATTGTATTAATACATCACATGTTGTAATTTTAGATTACAACAATTACGTTGTTTCTCATTTTAAGAGAAATGGAGTAAAGGTATTGCAAATATGGCATGCAAGTGGAGCTATTAAAAAGTTTGGTAATGATATAAAGAGAGATTATAAAATAAGAGATTATGATTATGTTATAGCTTCTTCGGAAAAATGGAAGGAGCATTATAGTACAGCTTTTAACATTGATAAGAGCAATATTCTAATAACAGGTATTCCAAAGAATGATAATTTATTTTCTAAAAAAATTATTTGTGCTAATAGAAGAAAAATGATGGAGAAATATCCTATCATTAAAAATAAGAAAGTAGTTCTTTTTGCTCCTACTTTTAGGGGGGATCCTATAAAAGATATAAAGTATCAGCCTATTAATTTAGAGTACATAAAAAATAAATTAGGTAAGGAATATGTGATAATTTACAAGATGCATCCTTGGTTTGGTAATAAAATAATTTCTTATGATGAAGAAATTATAAATGGAAATAATGAAAGCATCAGAGAATTGTTTTCAATAACAGATTATCTTATAACAGATTATTCTGCTATATTATTTGATTTTACAATTATGAATAAGCCTATCGTATTATATGCGCCAGATTTAGAGGAATATAAAGCCACTAGAGGTATGTATATAGATTATGAAAATACAGTTCCAGCTCCTATATGTAGTACAGAAGATGAGGTAATTGAAGCAATAAGAAATCATATTTTTGATATAAAGAAAATAACAAGTTTTAGAGATATGTATTTTAAATATCAAGATACTAATTCTACTGAACGAGTATGTAAAGTAATTAGAGGTATTATTGAGTATGAATAA
- a CDS encoding CDP-glycerol glycerophosphotransferase family protein, protein MKLKSKIKKFLGRIIKATYNIWYKFVPVDEKTILFISFHGRGYSCNPKYLHKYLLTNEKYKDYKFIWAVKKGKGKDISGAEVIRYNSVKYFYYLAKSKYWIVNCKLPRHILKKDDQVYLQTWHGTPLKRLAHDIEIGADAKFYRTGISKKEMTETYDIDVNRYDYLISPNKFSTEKFQSAFDIERNRIIETGYPRNDYLTNISDLEIKKLKEKYKIPEDKTVILYAPTWRDNSFNVKGYTFKLEVDFIKWKEILGEEYVVLFKPHYLITNKFSNKGLEKFLYTISEDKDINELYVISDILITDYSSVFFDYAILQRPILFYMYDLKEYEEEIRGFYLDIKKDLPGNIFTKEEELLKEILSIEKYKKNTSKLLDDFNNTYNYLQDGHASDRVIKILFE, encoded by the coding sequence ATGAAATTGAAATCAAAGATAAAGAAATTTTTAGGAAGGATTATAAAAGCTACTTATAATATATGGTATAAATTTGTACCAGTAGATGAAAAAACTATTTTATTTATATCTTTTCATGGAAGAGGATATAGTTGCAATCCAAAGTATCTTCATAAATATTTATTAACCAATGAAAAATATAAAGACTATAAATTTATATGGGCAGTAAAAAAAGGAAAAGGAAAAGATATTTCTGGTGCTGAAGTTATACGATATAACAGTGTTAAGTATTTTTATTATCTTGCTAAAAGTAAATATTGGATAGTAAATTGTAAGCTGCCAAGGCATATCCTAAAAAAAGATGATCAAGTTTATTTGCAAACATGGCATGGTACACCTCTAAAAAGGTTAGCTCATGATATTGAAATTGGTGCAGATGCAAAATTTTATAGAACAGGTATTTCTAAAAAGGAAATGACTGAAACCTATGATATAGATGTTAATAGATACGATTATCTTATTTCACCGAATAAGTTTTCTACAGAAAAATTTCAAAGTGCTTTTGATATAGAAAGAAATAGAATAATAGAAACAGGATATCCTAGAAATGATTATTTAACTAATATATCAGATTTAGAAATAAAAAAACTTAAAGAAAAATACAAAATTCCAGAAGACAAAACAGTAATACTTTATGCACCAACTTGGAGAGATAATTCTTTCAATGTTAAAGGATATACATTTAAGTTAGAGGTTGATTTTATAAAATGGAAAGAAATTTTAGGTGAAGAATATGTTGTACTTTTTAAACCTCATTATCTTATTACAAATAAATTTAGCAATAAAGGGTTAGAAAAATTTTTATATACAATAAGTGAAGATAAAGATATTAATGAATTATATGTAATTAGTGATATTTTAATAACGGATTATTCTAGTGTATTTTTTGATTATGCAATTTTACAAAGACCGATATTATTTTACATGTATGATTTAAAAGAATACGAAGAGGAAATAAGAGGATTCTATTTAGACATAAAGAAAGATTTACCGGGTAATATATTTACAAAAGAAGAAGAACTATTAAAAGAGATATTAAGTATAGAAAAATATAAGAAAAATACTTCTAAATTATTAGATGACTTTAATAATACTTATAATTATTTACAGGACGGACATGCTTCTGACAGAGTAATTAAAATTTTATTTGAATAA